From one Phycodurus eques isolate BA_2022a chromosome 6, UOR_Pequ_1.1, whole genome shotgun sequence genomic stretch:
- the exoc1l gene encoding exocyst complex component 1-like, giving the protein MSSLLREEMQRVLFRPAKQRLMEFIEIEEPEIGRHFLCVSVTNSKRMVQLCIVRCQITQTPIKSRSKRAHTKRSSIQECYRKTEIWSLQDLTLVDGRDPDVDDPFFLLHFDKVRTVRAVSCSAKYAIVRALVALSEQYCERSLNLDNFDWAYIKPTSFYSNRGDCVVLSQICFYAFNLVCLSMCPVPLEA; this is encoded by the exons ATGTCGTCTCTTCTGAGGGAGGAGATGCAAAGGGTTTTATTCCGACCTGCAAAACAGAGACTGATGGAATTTATTGAGATTGAGGAACCGGAGATTGGGAGACACTTCCTCTGCGTCTCAG TTACAAACAGCAAAAGGATGGTGCAGTTATGTATAGTGCGGTGCCAGATAACACAGACGCCCATTAAATCTAGATCCAAGCGGGCCCACACCAAACGCTCCAGCATCCAGGAGTGCTACAGGAAGACAGAAATCTGGTCCCTGCAAGACCTGACTCTGGTGGATGGACGAGACCCTGATGTG GATGACCCGTTTTTCTTGCTCCACTTTGACAAGGTGCGTACCGTGCGCGCCGTCAGCTGCTCGGCCAAATACGCTATCGTGCGTGCTCTGGTTGCTCTGAGTGAGCAGTACTGCGAAAGGTCACTCAACCTGGACAACTTTGACTGGGCCTACATCAAGCCCACGTCCTTCTACTCCAACAGAGGAGACTGCGTGGTGCTTTCACAGATATGCTTCTATGCCTTCAACTTGGTATGTCTGTCCATGTGTCCTGTGCCCCTGGAAGCATAA
- the LOC133404604 gene encoding uncharacterized protein LOC133404604: MAKAPPYWTLRRKSRARVNQHSESIQSSLTSGSTTEEVRVDAKNEFAADVEDHFTDCESSFAEPVEFDESSNSDNNCLTLEDEGSLLGANLTTWAVEENITRSSLNKLLKILKCYRPTAVSDGLRTFQRPRSLLPNTHQIIPSNCTAVERFIVEQLGELHLEVDRLTATLQSLSANRAPDRPPRSNDYGKSLPISTLEELNNFDERLCRDRNFKKRDHKAVHNWGNVC, encoded by the exons ATGGCAAAAGCACCCCCCTACTGGACATTGAGGCGAAAATCAAGGGCAAGAGTTAATCAACACTCGGAGTCCATCCAGTCTAGTTTAACGTCCGGCAGTACAACTGAAGAAGTACGTGTTGACGCTAAGAACGAATTTGCTGCTGATGTTGAGGACCACTTCACGGACTGTGAATCCTCCTTTGCCGAGCCTGTGGAGTTTGACGAATCTTCCAATTCTGATAACAACTGCTTGACTTTGGAAGATGAGGGGAGTCTTTTGGGAGCTAATTTGACAACGTGGGCAGTGGAAGAAAATATAACACGCAGTTCTTTGAACAAACTTCTGAAAATTCTGAAGTGCTATCGTCCAACTGCAGTGAGTGATGGACTGCGGACTTTTCAAC GTCCGAGATCTCTCCTTCCTAACACCCATCAAATCATCCCAAGTAACTGCACAG CAGTTGAAAGGTTCATTGTCGAACAATTGGGAGAACTTCACCTCGAAGTGGACCGCTTAACAGCTACCCTACAGTCACTCAGTGCAAACCGAGCTCCTGACCGACCACCCAGGAGCAATGACTATGGCAAGAGCCTCCCCATTTCCACATTGGAGGAGCTGAACAACTTCGATGAGAGACTTTGTCGGGACAGAAATTTTAAGAAACGTG ATCACAAAGCTGTCCATAACTGGGGGAAcgtctgttaa